In a genomic window of Microbacterium amylolyticum:
- a CDS encoding efflux RND transporter permease subunit, which translates to MSQLAVLSLKNRALIALITICAAIFGGMSLTSLKQELIPSIELPALVVMTTYPGASPEVVEEDVSTPIETAVQGLDGIESTSATSTTNASIVQVMFDYGTDMATAEQKMTQAIGRISGQLPTDVDPQVMAISIDDLPVIQVAVSGYDDADTIQDRLSSIILPDIEDVDGVATAALVGATGERIIITPDNAALAQNGLGQQAISDALQQNGQLFPGGSITENGETLTVQTGDKVTTVEALEGLPLVQSAPPQANPETGEEIPVPQLAIGDVASVSLESDPVSSMSRVNGEDAISISVTKLPSGNTVDVSHGVRTVLDDLAEQVPGASFTVVFDQAPFIEESIETLAVEGLLGLVFAVLVILVFLLSVRSTLVTAISIPTSVLISFASMQVFGYSLNMLTLGALTISIGRVVDDSIVVIENIKRHYVAGADKGDAIRLAVREVAGAITSSTVTTVAVFLPIAFVGDMVGELFRPFAMTVTIAMLASLIVALTIVPVLAYWFMKPGKALFDDAGEQIDPEHPDAPKSRLQKAYQPILSWTLRHSWATLSIAVLIMVGTVAMAPLMKVNFLGDTGQNTLTISQDLGQTASLDRQDEAARAVENELEKIDGIETVQVSIGSSGSPMSDAFGGGGITYSVMTDGDFDQEQLRTDIQSALDELDGAGQISVGAAAGFGTDDITVQVTGTSSDDVRRGTEDIVAALEGREGVGTVSDSLEASMPFIQVNVDRDAAAQRGLSEAAVGSIVNSTMQPQQAGTIEIDGSSTTIYLASDAAPATIAELREMQIPTAAGPIALTDIATVDESASPASISTQLGRLTATITVPPATDNLAVATLSIEEALAAVDLPEGTTASVGGVAQQQEEAFEQLGLAMLAAILIIYVIMVATFKSLRQPLLLLVSVPFAATGAILLQVVTGVPLGVPSLIGVLMLIGIVVTNAIVLVDLVNQYRGRHRLNVHDATMAGSSMRLRPILMTAFATIFALAPMALGITGHGGFISQPLAIVVIGGLVSSTFLTLIVLPTLYNLVEGARERRVARRRARAGVTEEGQTGEFPAAPPLRRRRD; encoded by the coding sequence GTGTCACAACTCGCCGTTCTGAGCCTGAAAAACCGCGCGCTTATCGCGCTCATCACGATTTGCGCCGCCATCTTCGGTGGAATGTCGCTGACGAGTTTGAAACAGGAACTCATCCCGTCGATCGAGCTTCCGGCGCTCGTCGTGATGACCACCTACCCCGGCGCGTCGCCCGAAGTGGTGGAAGAAGACGTTTCGACGCCGATCGAAACGGCCGTTCAAGGACTTGATGGCATTGAGTCCACGAGCGCGACGAGCACCACCAACGCCTCCATCGTGCAGGTGATGTTCGACTACGGAACCGACATGGCGACGGCCGAGCAGAAGATGACTCAGGCGATCGGCCGCATCTCTGGTCAGCTGCCCACCGACGTGGATCCGCAGGTCATGGCAATCTCAATCGACGATTTGCCCGTGATCCAGGTGGCTGTTTCCGGATATGACGACGCCGACACGATTCAGGATCGTCTGAGCTCGATCATCCTGCCCGACATCGAGGATGTCGACGGCGTTGCGACCGCCGCTCTCGTCGGCGCAACGGGCGAGCGCATCATCATCACACCGGACAACGCGGCTCTCGCGCAGAACGGGCTCGGACAGCAGGCCATTTCGGACGCGCTCCAGCAGAACGGTCAACTGTTCCCTGGCGGATCGATCACGGAAAATGGCGAAACGCTCACGGTGCAGACGGGCGACAAGGTCACTACCGTCGAGGCGCTCGAAGGACTGCCCCTCGTGCAGTCGGCGCCGCCGCAGGCCAACCCCGAGACGGGCGAAGAGATCCCCGTGCCGCAACTCGCGATCGGTGATGTCGCTTCCGTTTCTCTGGAGAGCGATCCCGTTTCGTCGATGTCGCGCGTGAACGGCGAGGACGCCATCTCGATTTCCGTGACGAAGCTTCCCAGCGGGAACACGGTTGACGTCTCTCACGGCGTCAGGACCGTGCTCGACGATCTCGCCGAACAGGTGCCGGGAGCCTCGTTCACGGTGGTATTCGACCAGGCACCATTTATCGAGGAGTCGATCGAGACGCTTGCCGTCGAGGGCCTCCTCGGTCTCGTCTTCGCGGTTCTCGTGATCCTCGTGTTCCTGCTATCAGTACGCTCAACGCTGGTCACGGCGATTTCGATTCCCACGAGCGTTCTCATCTCGTTCGCGAGCATGCAGGTGTTCGGCTATTCGCTGAACATGCTCACGCTCGGTGCCCTCACCATCTCGATCGGACGCGTCGTTGACGACTCGATCGTCGTCATCGAGAACATCAAACGGCACTATGTGGCCGGAGCAGACAAGGGCGATGCGATTCGCCTCGCCGTGCGCGAGGTTGCCGGCGCGATTACCTCGTCGACGGTGACAACGGTCGCGGTGTTTCTGCCGATCGCGTTCGTCGGCGACATGGTGGGCGAGCTGTTCCGGCCCTTTGCGATGACCGTCACGATCGCGATGCTGGCCTCGTTGATCGTGGCGCTCACCATCGTCCCCGTTCTCGCGTACTGGTTCATGAAACCGGGCAAGGCGCTGTTCGATGACGCGGGTGAGCAGATTGATCCCGAGCACCCCGATGCGCCGAAGTCGCGGCTGCAGAAGGCCTACCAGCCGATTCTGTCCTGGACGCTGCGTCACTCGTGGGCAACGCTGAGCATCGCGGTTCTCATCATGGTCGGCACGGTGGCGATGGCGCCCCTCATGAAGGTCAACTTCCTCGGCGACACGGGGCAGAACACGCTCACGATTTCGCAGGACCTCGGACAGACGGCCAGCCTGGACCGGCAGGACGAGGCGGCGCGCGCCGTTGAGAATGAGCTGGAGAAGATCGACGGGATTGAGACCGTTCAGGTATCGATTGGGTCCTCCGGATCTCCGATGAGCGACGCTTTCGGCGGGGGCGGCATCACCTACTCCGTGATGACCGATGGTGATTTCGATCAGGAGCAGTTGCGCACGGATATCCAGTCTGCGCTAGACGAGCTCGATGGAGCCGGTCAGATCAGCGTGGGGGCGGCGGCAGGCTTCGGCACTGACGACATCACGGTGCAGGTGACGGGAACATCATCGGACGACGTCCGTCGCGGCACGGAAGATATCGTGGCGGCGCTGGAAGGGCGTGAGGGCGTTGGCACGGTCTCCGACAGCCTCGAGGCGTCGATGCCGTTCATCCAGGTAAATGTTGACCGCGACGCCGCCGCGCAGCGCGGGTTGAGCGAAGCCGCCGTTGGCTCGATCGTGAACTCGACAATGCAGCCGCAGCAGGCCGGAACGATCGAGATCGACGGATCGTCAACAACGATCTACCTCGCATCCGATGCCGCGCCGGCAACGATCGCTGAGCTCCGCGAGATGCAGATCCCGACCGCCGCCGGCCCCATCGCTCTGACCGACATTGCGACGGTGGACGAGAGCGCGAGCCCCGCTTCGATTTCGACGCAACTGGGACGCCTGACGGCAACGATCACGGTTCCGCCGGCAACGGACAACCTCGCGGTCGCGACGCTCTCGATCGAGGAGGCGCTTGCTGCGGTCGATCTGCCCGAGGGAACAACGGCCTCGGTTGGCGGCGTTGCGCAGCAGCAGGAAGAGGCCTTTGAACAGCTGGGCTTGGCGATGCTGGCGGCGATTCTGATCATCTACGTGATCATGGTGGCCACCTTCAAGTCGCTCCGCCAGCCGCTGCTACTCCTCGTGTCCGTGCCGTTCGCGGCAACGGGAGCGATTCTGTTGCAGGTGGTCACGGGCGTTCCGCTGGGTGTTCCCTCGCTCATCGGTGTTCTGATGCTCATCGGCATCGTCGTGACGAACGCGATCGTTCTCGTCGACCTCGTCAACCAATACCGAGGTAGGCACCGGCTCAACGTTCACGATGCCACGATGGCGGGATCGTCGATGCGTCTGCGCCCCATTCTGATGACGGCGTTCGCGACGATCTTCGCGCTTGCGCCGATGGCGCTCGGTATCACGGGCCACGGCGGGTTCATCTCGCAGCCGCTCGCGATCGTCGTTATTGGCGGTCTCGTGTCGTCCACGTTCCTGACCCTGATCGTGCTACCGACGCTGTACAACCTCGTCGAGGGCGCGCGGGAACGGCGCGTGGCGCGTCGCCGTGCGCGGGCGGGCGTGACGGAAGAGGGGCAGACGGGCGAGTTCCCCGCCGCGCCGCCCTTGCGCCGCCGCCGCGACTAA
- a CDS encoding DEAD/DEAH box helicase, whose protein sequence is MPKNKKPAGGRPAKNFDPRYSAKASDSRKARWSNEDREVRAGGRGDTRAPRTDRGDFRSNRDDRRRETYGDADRGRVTSERAPHRDARGAGRDERQRRFNDSRGGGRPAERDDRGPRRFDRDDRPRRFEGRDNRAPSRDARGGRDGGFRDNRGAGRDERQRRFNDSRGGGRPAERDDRGPRRFDRDDRPRRFEGRDNRAPRRDDRGGRDERPAGRRFDERPERPARRPFDGEKKWQERRDEQGTPRTAKHEERIDVVHDKLEAEAVQATAVEGQSFGDLGLGENIVRVLNELGAASPFPIQSATIAPIIAGKDVLGRGRTGSGKTIAFGAPLVERILRSRAGQSRAFGRAPQALILAPTRELALQIDRTVQPIARSVGLFTTQIYGGVPQARQVGALKKGVDIIIGTPGRIEDLHKQGKLNLSEIQVAVLDEADHMCELGFLEPVQRILRLTKAGGQKLLFSATLDREVSALVEEFLKAPAVYEVAGEDQHSATIDHQVLVVDQRTKRGVIEQLADRDGRTIVFTRTRAFADQLVEQMEDSGLRAIALHGDLNQARRTRNIERFSAGKVNVLVATDVAARGIHVDNVDLVVQADAPDEYKTYMHRSGRTGRAGREGRVVTLIPHNRRRRMSDLLKRAEIDAPFREASPGDAVIQEIAR, encoded by the coding sequence ATGCCCAAGAACAAAAAGCCCGCTGGCGGACGTCCGGCCAAGAACTTCGATCCCCGGTACTCGGCGAAGGCCAGCGACAGCCGCAAGGCCCGCTGGAGCAACGAAGACCGCGAGGTCCGCGCTGGCGGACGTGGCGACACTCGTGCCCCGCGCACCGATCGCGGCGACTTCCGCTCCAACCGCGATGACCGCCGCCGCGAAACTTACGGCGATGCCGACCGCGGTCGTGTGACCAGCGAGCGTGCTCCTCACCGCGATGCTCGTGGTGCGGGTCGCGATGAGCGTCAGCGTCGTTTTAATGACAGCCGTGGCGGTGGCCGTCCGGCCGAGCGTGATGACCGCGGTCCTCGCCGTTTCGACCGTGATGACCGTCCCCGTCGCTTCGAGGGACGCGACAACCGCGCACCGAGCCGGGATGCTCGTGGTGGCCGCGATGGTGGTTTCCGTGACAACCGCGGTGCGGGTCGCGATGAGCGTCAGCGTCGTTTTAATGACAGCCGTGGCGGTGGCCGTCCGGCCGAGCGTGATGACCGCGGTCCTCGCCGTTTCGACCGTGATGACCGTCCCCGTCGCTTCGAGGGACGCGACAACCGCGCACCCCGCCGTGACGACCGTGGCGGCCGCGACGAGCGGCCCGCAGGCCGCCGCTTCGACGAGCGCCCAGAACGTCCCGCTCGCCGTCCCTTCGATGGCGAGAAGAAGTGGCAGGAGCGTCGTGATGAGCAGGGCACGCCGCGTACGGCGAAGCACGAGGAGCGCATCGACGTGGTGCACGACAAGCTCGAGGCCGAAGCCGTTCAGGCGACCGCCGTTGAGGGCCAGTCGTTTGGCGACCTCGGCCTGGGCGAGAACATCGTTCGCGTTCTGAACGAGCTCGGCGCGGCAAGCCCGTTCCCGATTCAGTCGGCGACGATCGCCCCGATCATCGCGGGCAAGGATGTTCTCGGCCGCGGACGCACTGGATCGGGCAAGACGATCGCCTTTGGCGCCCCTCTTGTTGAGCGCATTCTTCGCTCGCGCGCCGGCCAGTCGCGTGCCTTTGGTCGCGCCCCGCAGGCACTGATCCTGGCGCCCACGCGTGAGCTCGCCCTGCAGATCGACCGCACGGTTCAGCCGATCGCCCGCAGCGTTGGCCTGTTCACAACGCAGATCTACGGCGGTGTTCCCCAGGCACGCCAGGTGGGCGCGCTGAAAAAGGGTGTCGACATCATCATCGGAACGCCCGGACGCATCGAGGACCTGCACAAGCAGGGCAAGCTGAACCTCAGCGAAATCCAGGTGGCCGTTCTTGACGAGGCCGACCACATGTGCGAGCTCGGGTTCCTCGAGCCCGTTCAGCGAATCCTGCGCCTCACGAAGGCGGGCGGCCAGAAGCTGCTGTTCTCCGCCACGCTTGACCGCGAGGTTTCGGCACTCGTTGAGGAGTTCCTCAAGGCGCCCGCCGTCTACGAGGTAGCCGGCGAAGACCAGCACTCGGCCACGATCGACCACCAGGTTCTCGTTGTTGACCAGCGCACCAAGCGCGGTGTGATCGAGCAGCTCGCCGATCGCGACGGTCGCACGATCGTCTTCACCCGCACACGGGCCTTCGCCGACCAGCTGGTTGAGCAGATGGAAGATTCCGGGCTCCGCGCGATTGCACTGCACGGTGATCTCAACCAGGCACGACGCACGCGCAACATCGAGCGTTTCTCTGCCGGCAAGGTCAACGTGCTCGTGGCAACAGACGTTGCGGCGCGCGGTATCCACGTTGACAACGTCGACCTGGTTGTTCAGGCTGACGCTCCCGACGAGTACAAGACGTACATGCACCGCTCGGGCCGTACGGGCCGCGCCGGTCGCGAGGGCCGCGTTGTCACGCTGATCCCGCACAACCGTCGCCGCCGCATGAGCGACCTGCTCAAGCGCGCCGAGATCGACGCGCCGTTCCGCGAGGCATCTCCCGGCGACGCCGTGATTCAGGAGATCGCGCGCTAA
- a CDS encoding aldose 1-epimerase family protein, which translates to MTHTPVDPTGEQILLTRGDVTAHIAQVGAALRGLSVGGTNLVPPYPLGRTAPFGSGIVLVPWPNRIRDGEWTMTDPHGETYDETLPISEPARGTAIHGLLRWAPYVIEQGDGIATLRAAVIPQNGYPFALETSVTYELTDTGVTVTHTFENVGSAAAPVGVGTHPFFYIEGTDPRDLTITLPASTYFEVDERLLPLAEIDVDSETDLRSGKRLGDVSLDTAFGGLSRDDNGLAGSTLSGPDGTLTVWQDEAFDYLQVFTTDAYPDQPYAVAIEPMTMPAEAFNTGQGVRWIEPGESWSVSWGVAYSSSQEETS; encoded by the coding sequence ATGACACATACTCCCGTTGACCCCACCGGAGAGCAGATTCTGCTGACGCGAGGCGACGTAACGGCGCATATCGCTCAGGTCGGCGCTGCTCTGCGAGGCCTCTCGGTTGGCGGCACGAACCTCGTGCCGCCCTACCCGCTCGGCCGCACGGCTCCCTTCGGATCGGGCATCGTTCTTGTGCCGTGGCCCAACCGCATTCGCGATGGCGAGTGGACGATGACTGACCCGCATGGTGAGACGTACGATGAAACGCTGCCCATCAGCGAGCCGGCCCGCGGAACGGCAATTCACGGCCTGCTTCGCTGGGCACCGTATGTGATTGAGCAGGGCGATGGCATCGCAACGCTTCGCGCCGCCGTGATCCCGCAGAACGGCTATCCGTTCGCGCTCGAGACCAGCGTCACCTACGAACTCACCGACACGGGTGTCACTGTTACCCACACGTTCGAGAACGTCGGAAGCGCCGCTGCTCCCGTCGGTGTCGGAACTCACCCCTTCTTCTACATCGAGGGAACGGACCCCCGGGACCTGACGATCACGCTCCCGGCGTCGACCTACTTCGAGGTCGACGAGCGTCTTCTGCCGCTGGCGGAGATCGATGTGGACTCCGAGACCGATCTGCGTTCGGGCAAGCGTCTGGGTGATGTCAGCCTGGACACGGCGTTCGGCGGGTTGTCGCGCGATGACAACGGCCTCGCCGGATCGACGCTGTCGGGCCCCGATGGAACGCTCACGGTGTGGCAGGACGAAGCGTTCGACTATCTCCAGGTGTTCACCACCGATGCCTATCCCGACCAGCCGTACGCCGTTGCCATTGAGCCGATGACGATGCCGGCAGAAGCATTCAACACGGGACAGGGCGTGCGCTGGATCGAGCCGGGCGAGTCCTGGAGCGTCTCGTGGGGCGTGGCCTACAGTTCCTCGCAGGAAGAAACGTCATGA
- a CDS encoding M15 family metallopeptidase, producing the protein MTSSQTPSRRFVRREGVARRRRSAVATIAAAFSACVMIGSGGAMAAGWTQQAPVSTDWAVVSMELADVSALAAEAAEEAEARGQTAAIDAEEPDDTPSAEETGADAFCSPEVLDALAAGDDSAVIAAVGGAEAFRAAVADQRASDCIALDDPTHAWVVVNKRRPLDPIDFTPNTARPQTTSLVGGHLSADVVESFDAMVQAARDAGVGEIALESGFRSYDTQISSYQAQVSIRGQEGADLTSARPGHSEHQTGLAADLVSCSAAGSCGTIYDFGATEQGRWIAENAWRHGWIIRYQEGATHITGYDPEPWHLRYIGVPLAEAYTEGGYDTFEEFFGLEAAPDYG; encoded by the coding sequence GTGACTTCTTCGCAGACGCCCTCACGCCGCTTCGTGCGGCGTGAGGGCGTCGCACGTCGCAGGCGAAGCGCTGTCGCGACAATCGCGGCCGCGTTTTCCGCGTGTGTGATGATCGGCTCCGGCGGCGCAATGGCAGCAGGGTGGACGCAACAAGCCCCCGTGAGCACCGACTGGGCTGTTGTGTCGATGGAACTCGCTGATGTCTCCGCGCTGGCCGCTGAGGCGGCGGAGGAGGCCGAAGCTCGCGGGCAGACGGCGGCGATCGACGCGGAAGAGCCGGACGATACTCCCTCCGCCGAGGAGACCGGCGCGGATGCCTTCTGTTCGCCGGAGGTCCTCGATGCACTGGCCGCCGGTGACGATTCCGCGGTGATCGCCGCTGTGGGCGGTGCCGAGGCGTTCCGTGCGGCGGTCGCTGATCAGCGCGCGTCCGACTGCATTGCCCTCGACGATCCGACGCACGCCTGGGTGGTCGTCAACAAGCGCCGTCCCCTGGACCCGATCGACTTCACTCCGAACACGGCGCGACCGCAGACGACGAGTCTGGTTGGCGGACATCTGAGCGCTGACGTTGTGGAGTCGTTCGACGCGATGGTGCAGGCGGCGCGGGACGCGGGCGTGGGGGAGATCGCGCTCGAGAGCGGGTTCCGTTCCTACGACACCCAGATCAGCTCGTACCAGGCGCAGGTGTCGATTCGCGGGCAGGAGGGCGCGGACCTGACTTCGGCGCGCCCCGGACACAGCGAACACCAGACGGGCCTTGCCGCTGACCTGGTCTCGTGTTCCGCCGCGGGCTCGTGCGGAACGATCTACGATTTCGGCGCGACTGAGCAGGGACGGTGGATCGCCGAGAACGCGTGGCGGCACGGGTGGATCATCCGCTACCAGGAGGGGGCGACCCACATCACCGGCTATGACCCGGAGCCCTGGCACCTGCGCTACATCGGCGTTCCGCTCGCCGAGGCGTACACCGAGGGCGGATACGACACGTTCGAGGAATTCTTCGGCCTCGAGGCTGCGCCTGATTACGGTTAG
- a CDS encoding ATP-binding cassette domain-containing protein → MTTRDTATSVSGDGRSARGTDALVALDSVTITHPDGDRAAVNDVSMSVGPGEVVLLVGPSGAGKSTLTLALGGLIPHSADADLSGDVRLGGFSTRDARPGELSTRVGMVFQDPDAQVVTASVFAEVAFGLENLRIAPEDVERRTEHALRRMGLWERRDDDPDALSGGGRQRLAIACAIALDPPLLVLDEPTANLDPKGVTDVYRALRDVVASGEHAIVLVEHNVETALEIATRVVVLGSDGSLAFDGTPAEVIEGHADDLTALGVWLPGDASRERRAPAAEQNGPAITARGLTVTRGRGRRRRTVLENVDVTIARGSITAIVGENGTGKTTLAQALAGVIDPVSGTIDVLGANPARTRPRALAGRVGFVFQNPEHQFVTHTVRDELAHDLRRRRVPAAEIDARVDEMLDRLGLAGDADRHPFRLSGGQKRRLSVGAVLIGMSPGGVLVLDEPLYGQDRARADELIDMLLDLHAHGTTIVIVTHDRDLVQRIATDVINVGADVPSMPRQHNAAPAPPAVLRPLERLNPLAKLGAVLPAMIALVFARDVLTPALLLAASAVILLIGARWDRRLFAWLGFALPAIITVLTVGFALWTDPYTGIATGLRLAALLALALIPGLTGDGADLVRALVQQLRMPYRIGYAALAALRFVPRFRHELDIIRLAQRVRGRAPHLATALVPLLAGGIRHAERVALAMDARAFGAYDTRTERHPVIWRRSDTWFTVIGVAITAAIFAAGVVF, encoded by the coding sequence ATGACGACGCGCGACACCGCTACGTCCGTATCAGGCGACGGGCGGTCCGCACGAGGAACCGACGCGCTCGTTGCGCTCGACAGCGTGACGATCACGCATCCCGATGGCGATCGTGCCGCCGTGAACGATGTGTCGATGTCCGTTGGCCCCGGCGAGGTTGTTCTTCTCGTCGGACCGAGCGGAGCGGGAAAGTCCACTCTGACGCTCGCCCTCGGCGGCCTCATTCCCCACTCGGCGGACGCCGATCTGAGCGGCGACGTGCGGCTCGGCGGTTTCAGCACGCGCGACGCCCGGCCGGGTGAACTCAGCACACGGGTGGGGATGGTCTTCCAAGACCCCGATGCCCAGGTTGTCACCGCCTCCGTTTTCGCCGAGGTTGCGTTCGGGCTCGAAAACCTGCGCATCGCGCCGGAAGACGTCGAGCGCCGCACCGAACATGCTCTTCGACGTATGGGCCTCTGGGAACGCAGAGACGACGATCCCGATGCGCTTTCTGGCGGAGGGCGCCAGCGCCTGGCAATCGCCTGCGCGATCGCGCTCGATCCTCCTCTTCTGGTGCTGGACGAACCCACCGCCAACCTCGATCCGAAAGGGGTCACCGACGTCTACCGGGCGCTGCGGGACGTTGTCGCTTCCGGCGAGCACGCGATCGTTCTCGTTGAGCACAACGTCGAGACGGCGCTCGAGATCGCCACACGCGTCGTCGTTCTCGGCAGCGACGGCTCGCTGGCGTTCGACGGTACTCCCGCCGAGGTCATCGAGGGGCACGCCGACGATCTCACAGCGCTCGGTGTCTGGCTGCCCGGAGACGCCTCACGCGAGCGCCGTGCCCCCGCGGCGGAACAGAACGGTCCCGCGATCACCGCGCGAGGGCTCACCGTCACACGCGGGCGTGGCCGGCGTCGGCGCACGGTGCTCGAGAACGTCGACGTCACCATCGCACGTGGCTCGATCACCGCGATCGTCGGAGAAAACGGAACGGGCAAGACCACGCTCGCCCAGGCGCTGGCGGGCGTTATCGATCCCGTTTCCGGAACAATCGATGTCCTCGGGGCCAATCCGGCCCGCACACGTCCCCGCGCGCTGGCCGGTCGGGTCGGGTTCGTCTTTCAGAACCCCGAGCACCAGTTCGTTACCCACACGGTGCGCGATGAGCTGGCCCACGATCTGCGCCGCCGCCGAGTTCCCGCCGCCGAGATCGATGCTCGCGTCGACGAGATGTTGGACAGACTCGGTCTCGCCGGCGATGCCGACCGACATCCGTTCCGCCTTTCGGGCGGGCAGAAACGCCGCCTCTCGGTCGGCGCCGTTCTCATCGGAATGTCGCCTGGCGGCGTTCTCGTGCTCGATGAACCGCTGTACGGCCAGGATCGTGCCCGCGCCGACGAGCTGATCGACATGCTGCTCGATCTGCACGCGCACGGGACGACGATCGTCATCGTCACCCACGATCGTGATCTCGTTCAGCGCATCGCCACCGATGTCATCAACGTGGGAGCAGACGTGCCGTCGATGCCCCGCCAGCACAACGCCGCGCCAGCCCCGCCCGCCGTGCTGCGCCCCCTCGAGCGCCTCAACCCGCTGGCGAAGCTCGGCGCCGTTTTGCCCGCCATGATCGCGCTCGTCTTCGCGCGCGACGTTCTGACCCCCGCGCTTCTTCTCGCCGCGAGCGCCGTGATCCTCCTGATCGGCGCGCGCTGGGACCGTCGGCTCTTCGCGTGGCTCGGCTTTGCCCTGCCCGCCATCATCACGGTTCTCACTGTGGGCTTCGCGCTGTGGACCGACCCGTACACGGGCATCGCAACGGGCCTCCGGCTCGCGGCGCTCCTGGCCCTGGCACTGATCCCCGGTCTCACGGGAGACGGCGCCGATCTGGTCCGGGCCCTCGTCCAGCAGCTGCGCATGCCCTACCGGATCGGTTATGCGGCGCTCGCTGCTCTGCGCTTCGTTCCGCGGTTCCGTCACGAACTCGACATCATCCGGCTCGCGCAGCGTGTGCGTGGGCGCGCACCGCATCTCGCCACCGCGCTCGTTCCGCTCTTGGCGGGGGGAATCCGTCACGCCGAACGCGTGGCGCTGGCCATGGACGCGCGGGCGTTCGGCGCCTATGACACCCGCACAGAACGCCACCCGGTGATCTGGCGTCGCTCCGACACCTGGTTCACGGTCATCGGCGTTGCCATCACCGCAGCGATTTTCGCCGCGGGCGTGGTTTTCTAA
- a CDS encoding ECF transporter S component codes for MNRPVALSTRVLLVCAAIGVATGILGGIEGWLTIPVLATAPFLYGFLLGVHTLPGIVSQEIFRAPGVAFVTHLLAALVSCVVAPVYIPQFLGTALLFGGIQELIAALFRYQAWSWWRYLISALVIGSVVAFVVWMAADLSALPAWARIAYVTLALLGPIVWTFVGLGLGRALDRAGVAPRRRITR; via the coding sequence GTGAATCGTCCCGTCGCCCTCTCGACCCGCGTCCTCCTGGTCTGCGCCGCTATCGGCGTGGCAACAGGAATTCTCGGCGGCATCGAGGGTTGGCTGACGATTCCCGTTCTCGCCACAGCACCCTTCCTCTACGGCTTCCTGCTCGGCGTTCACACGCTTCCCGGCATCGTCTCGCAGGAGATCTTCCGCGCGCCGGGCGTCGCCTTCGTCACGCATCTGCTCGCCGCGCTTGTCAGCTGCGTTGTCGCCCCCGTCTACATTCCGCAGTTCCTCGGAACCGCCCTGCTGTTCGGCGGCATCCAGGAACTCATCGCGGCTCTCTTCCGGTATCAGGCATGGAGCTGGTGGCGCTATCTGATCTCCGCACTGGTGATCGGCTCGGTCGTTGCGTTCGTCGTCTGGATGGCAGCGGACCTTTCGGCGCTTCCCGCGTGGGCGCGTATCGCCTACGTCACCCTGGCGCTGCTCGGGCCCATCGTGTGGACCTTCGTTGGCCTTGGCCTCGGCCGCGCTCTCGACCGTGCGGGGGTTGCCCCGCGTCGCCGCATCACGCGATGA
- a CDS encoding pirin family protein — protein MTRYDLDASEETDGSAVACDGPRELLLTPREVPLGGVRGMHVTRALPQRHLPMVGAWCFLDRFGPQEALMRVDPHPHIGLQTVTWPLTGAVRHRDILGSDVIIGPGTLNIMTSGHGISHSEYSVGEEPAPIDALQLWVALPEHRRHGTPDFQRYDHLPMLDLPADLGPDPEITVVAGELGGVRSPADMHTPIVGAQIRIAPGSRVRLPFHPEWEYAVVALDGDIAVEAGAEGQPYPLRTMDLLYLGLHRTGVEVSSREGALIFLLGGAPFDDEIIMWWNFVGRTHEEIVEARDAWEARDTDRYGIVPGTHNTERIPAPPLPKVRLTKRRRSELPPHTRRSPGITG, from the coding sequence ATGACACGGTACGACCTCGATGCGAGCGAAGAAACGGACGGCAGCGCGGTCGCGTGCGACGGCCCGCGGGAACTGCTCCTGACTCCCCGCGAGGTGCCGCTCGGCGGAGTTCGCGGCATGCACGTGACACGGGCACTTCCCCAACGCCACCTCCCGATGGTGGGCGCCTGGTGCTTCCTTGACCGTTTCGGTCCCCAGGAAGCTCTTATGCGCGTGGACCCCCACCCCCACATCGGTCTGCAGACGGTGACCTGGCCGCTGACGGGCGCCGTGCGGCACCGCGACATTCTCGGGTCCGATGTCATCATCGGCCCCGGAACGCTGAACATCATGACCTCCGGCCACGGCATCAGCCACTCAGAATACTCCGTCGGCGAGGAACCAGCGCCGATCGACGCGCTTCAGCTGTGGGTTGCCCTTCCGGAACATCGTCGTCACGGCACACCGGATTTCCAGCGCTACGACCACCTTCCGATGCTCGATCTGCCCGCAGATCTCGGACCGGATCCCGAGATCACCGTCGTCGCAGGAGAACTCGGCGGCGTCCGCTCCCCCGCCGATATGCACACCCCGATCGTTGGCGCCCAGATTCGCATTGCCCCCGGATCGCGGGTGCGGCTGCCGTTCCACCCGGAGTGGGAGTATGCGGTCGTGGCTCTCGATGGCGACATCGCGGTCGAGGCAGGTGCCGAGGGGCAACCGTATCCGCTGCGCACAATGGACCTTCTGTATTTGGGCCTGCATCGCACGGGCGTCGAGGTGTCCTCTCGTGAGGGAGCCCTGATCTTCCTCCTGGGCGGCGCCCCGTTCGACGACGAGATCATCATGTGGTGGAACTTCGTCGGGCGAACCCATGAAGAGATCGTCGAGGCCCGCGATGCGTGGGAAGCGCGCGACACCGACCGGTACGGCATCGTCCCGGGCACGCACAACACGGAACGCATTCCTGCGCCGCCCCTTCCCAAGGTTCGACTCACAAAACGACGACGAAGCGAGCTCCCACCTCACACCAGGCGGTCACCCGGGATAACAGGTTAG